CCGGTCCGTGCGACCGTTCATTTTAACGAAAAGTTTCCTCAGCCTGCCGATGATCCACCAGCCTGCCGGGGCTGCAAAAAAGGCTCCAAGGGCGAGTTCTCCAAAGGAGGGCGCGGCGACCTGCCTTCCGCCAGCCATGAAGGCTGCGGCCACGGAAAAGTAGAGGCCCTGGACAAGGACCCCGGCTGCCGAGGCCAGGGCCACGAAAAAACCGTTTTCAGCGTCGGCGTAGCCGGGAATCCATGCAAGGGCGATGGCTACCCAGAGGTAGACCGTGAAATGAAGCCCGAAGGCCGCGCCGGAAAACGAATCCATCCCTATCCCAAGAATGGCGGCCACAATCACCGACTCCTTTAAGGGGCGCGAAAGGGCCGTGAACAGCACGTAGAAAAGGCACAGGTTGAGATCGATTCCGAAGGGCAGGGAAAATGGCAGGCGGACGGTGTCGAAGACCAGGAAGACGAGGCCGAAAAACGAGTGGAATAGAACCTTCACGACGTTTCCCAGGTCGGGAGGGCAAGGGCGGAAAAAATCACCAGCACCTCCTCCACCTTTCTGAAATCCACCATGGGAGTGATGGTTATTTCCTGGAACATGCCCTCTCCCATCATGGAAACCTGGCTCACGGTTCCAAGTGCCAGTCCGGGCGGGAAGAGCCTGTCCAGGCCGGTTGTGACCACGGTGTCGCCGGGGCTGATGTCCTCCTTGCGGGTCACGTACAGGAAGCGGCAACCCGCCTCCCTTGCACCGGTCACCACTCCCCTTGCGCGGGTGCGCAGAACCCGCCCGTCCACCGAGTGGTTGGGGTCGGATATCGGCACAACCAGGCTGTAGTGGTCCGAGGCCTGGATCACCCTTCCCACCAGCCCCGCCGGGGTCACCACGGGAAAGCCCGGCAGGACGCCGTCAGCCTTCCCGCAGTCGATGACGAGGCTTAAAAACCACCTGCCCGGGCCCTCGCCCACCACCTTGGCGGAAACCGTTGTATAGGCCAGATCGTCCTTTAGGGCAAGCTGGGCCTTGAGTCTTTTATTTTCGTAAATGGCGGCGCGGGTTCTGTTGATCTCCCCCAGGGCCAAGTCGAGCTTACGGGAGAGCCGGGTGTTTTCACGGCTTGCCGTAACGAGGAAAAAATAGTTGTCCCAGATGGATACGAAAAAGGAGGTGAACCTGAAGGCGGCCTCCTGGCAGGGCGACACCACGGCCAGCACCGCGCGAGCGGCGGCGGGGGGATTGGCCTTGCTGCGCGCCGATATGGATACGATAACGGCGAAGAGCACCATGAAGAAAAGAAGCGCCACGAGGGTGGCCGTCTTGCGCGAGAACATTGGCCGTTTCCCGAAATGCCACCCTTGTTCGGGGCCAAAAATCCGGTCAGTTTGGCCTCACCAGCCAGTTTGGAAAAATTGGTGAAAACAGCTTGATATGCAGCCTGGATAAAAACGATGAAATGCAAGGAAGATCAAAGCGGGCGGGAAGGAATAGTACTTGTCGTACATGACGACCCGCCCGCTTTGATCTGACACAGCAGTTCGCGTTTTTAGACGGGCTGCCTAGCGGACGACGACTTCGCGTAGCAGGTCTATGGAATCCAAGGCCGCGCCCGCGCCCCTTGCAACCGCCGACAGCGGGTCGTCGGCGATGGTGATGGGAAGGCTGGTCTCCTCCCTGAGGAGCTTGTCCAGGTTCCGCAGAAGCGCTCCGCCGCCCGTGAGCATTATCCCCCGGTCCACGATGTCTGCGGCAAGCTCCGGCGGGGTCTGCTCCAGGGCGATTTTCACGGTTTCCAGAATGGCCTCTATCTGCTCGGAAATGGCGACCCGGACTTCCTCGGAGTCTATGGCGAGAATCTTGGGAATGCCGCTTACCAGGTCGCGGCCCTTCACCTCTATGGTTTCCACGTTGTCCGGGTCTGGGTAGGCGTTGCCGATCATGGTCTTTATGGCTTCAGCCGTGCGTTCGCCGATCAGGAGGTTGTACTTCCTTTTGATGTACTGGATGATGGCCCGGTCCATCTTGTCGCCCGCGACCCTTATGGAGCGGCAGAAAACGATTCCGGCGAGCGAAATGACGGCCACTTCGGTGGTTCCGCCGCCGATGTCCACCACCATGTTGCAGGTGGGCTCGGTGATGGGCATGCCGGCGCCTATGGCTGCGGCCATGGGTTCGGGGATGAGGAAGACCTCCCTCGCGCCCGCGAACTTTGCGGACTCGCGCACGGCCCGGCTTTCCACCTGGGTGATGCCCGACGGCACGGCCACCACGATGCGGGGGCGCACGAAGGTGCGGTGGTTGTTGACCTTCCGTATGAAGTGCTTCAGCATGGCCTCGGTCACCTCGAAGTCGGCTATGACGCCGTCCTGCATGGGACGTATGGCCAGAATATTGCCCGGGGTGCGGCCAAGGGTGCGCTTGGCTTCCGCCCCCACGGCCAGAACCTTGTTTTTGTAGCGGTCGTCGGTGCGCACCGCCACCACCGAAGGCTCCGAAAGAACGATTCCCTTGCCCTTTACGTAAACCAGCGTGTTGGCCGTACCCAGATCAATGGCAAGGTCGTTGGAAAACAACCCGTGAAACGCATTGAAAAAACTCATGGCGACTCTTCCGGGTTAATGGCTCTTAAGTTCCGGCGGCGTTTTGGAAAAACAAATCCACCGCCAAAACCTGGCCTGTTTGGTTAAAATGAACGGATGTTTGGCCTGCGAAAGGAGTACTTTTTAAGCGAGGTTCGCCGTCGGTCTCACGATTGTTACGGTGTTCCGACGCCCCATGAAAGAAAGCTACCAAAAGCCTTCGCGGTTTACAAGAGAATTGTTGCTTCAAATATTATCGTTTAAATACGGTATGTTATTTTTGGATTGAAGCGCCCGCGCCCTGGGGCCGCAGGCCTTCCCGAAAGCGGTTTCGGGGGTTAAAAAAACCGGGGAAAACCCTTTTTCAAGGGTTTTCCCCGGGGCGAGGCTGCGGAATGAGCGGACGCAGCCCTTCCAAAACACAGGATTTTTTACTTCGCGGGTACCGGGGGAGTCGCCGGTTCCGGCACAACGGGCTGTGCCGGTCCTGGGGTCGCGGAGCCGCCGCCTGCCGGGGCGGGACCGGCGGGCTCGGCGCCGGCTTTCTTGTCGGCCTTTGCAGGGGCCTTCATTCCGGCTTTCTTGGGAGCCTTTTTCATGTCGGCCTTTTTGGGCATTTTTTTGGCCTTTGCGGGCTTTGCAGCCGGTTCGGCCTTGGCTGCGGGAGCAGGGGTGGCCTTCACGTCGGCTGCGGGAGCCATCATTTCGTGGCCTTTCATATCATGTCCGGGAGCTGCTTTTGCTTCGGGGGCCGGGGTGGCCTTGACTTCCGCTACGGGGGCTGCTGCCGGGGGGGCCGGGGCAACGGCGTGATCCGCGTGGGGATTGGCCGGCTGGGCAGCGGCGGGAGCCTCTTCGGCCAGGACCGGGGAAAGAGCCACGAGGCAGAAGGCCAAAATGGTGATCATCGCAACCAATGTCTTTTTCATGCGTTTTCCTCCAAAGTTATTTTTTGGCCGGGTTGGGGCGCTCAATCCTGGTCAATTCTTGCCGGTCCAAAGGCAAAGGGGCATGAAAATCGTTTTCCATGCCTCGAAAACGCGCCCTTCAAAATGTTGTCGTCCGGCTTTCTCAAATGCAAAAGTTATTGGGGCGGCGGAAACTTTTCCGGCGCCCCAATGACTTTCTTGATTCAGCCTAACACTTTTCGTTAAATCCGCAACAACTATATTTTCAAAACGTAATACCGCACCGCGATGTACACCGTGGAAACTGCAACGGTAAGAAACATCGTGGGGATGCCGTATTTAAGGAACCGCACGAAACTGATTGGCGTCCCGGCCTTTTCCGCCATGCCCACCACGATGACATTGGCCGAAGCGCCTATGGCCGTGCCGTTGCCGCCCAGGCAGGCCCCAAGGGAAAGCGCCCACCATACGGGCATGAGGGTTGCGTGCTGGATGCCCTCGCTTATGTGGGCTCCGGCGGCAGGCGCGAAAACCTTGTGGGCCATGTCGATTATTAGCGGGTTCATGGTGGCCACAAAGGGGATGTTGTCAACGATTGCGCTGGATATGGCCGAAAACCACACCATGACCATTGCCAGGGTGAACATGCTGTCCGGGTGCGGGTTGGTGAGGGCTATCATTTTGACTGAAAGGGCCTCAATGAGACCCGATTTCACCGTGCCGCCGATGATTATGAAAAGTCCCACGAAAAAGGCTATGGTGACCCATTCAACGTGGGTAAGGATTTCGTGGGGGTCTTCCCTTGATATAAGAAGAAGGGTGGTTGCGCCCATAAGGGCCACCGTTGCGGGTTCGTAATGGAAAAAGCCGTGAAGCACGAAGCCCAGTATGGTGAAGCCAAGCACGATTCCGCTTTTTTTGAGAAGCGCCGGGTTGGTTATGAGGGTTGATTCGTCCATGGCCATTATGCGCAATTTGCGCTCTTCGGAGACCACGAGCCTTTTCTTGAACACGATGCGCCACACGATGAGCCACACCACCATCATTATGATGACCGCCGGGCTTACGTGGTAGATGAAATCCATGAAATTGAGGCCGGCCTTGGAGGCGATCATTATGTTGGGCGGGTCGCCTATAAGAGTGGCGGTGCCGCCTATGTTGGAGGCCATTACCTCGGTGACCAGAAAGGGCACTGCGTCCACTTCCAGTTCCCGCGCAATCACCAGGGTCACCGGGGCGATAAGGAGCACGGTGGTGACGTTGTCCAGAAAGGCCGATGTAACAGCGGTCACCACGGCAAGGATGACCATGATGGTGAAGGGCTCGCCCTTGCCCGCCTTGGCGCTTTTGACCGCCATGTACTGGAACACGCCTGTCTTCTGCATGATGTTGATTATTATCATCATGGATATGAGCAGGAAGATGACGTTCCAGTCAACGCCGAACTCCATGTTGTGGAGCCCTTCCTCCTGGGTCAGTATCTTTAAGATCAAGACCAGCGCCGCGCCGAAAAGCGCCACCTTGGTCTTGTGAATCTTCTCGGAAACGATGATGGCGTAGGCTATCACGAAAATGGCCGTCGAGGCCCAGAATGCGAATCCGGCAGAATGCATGTTGTCTCCCCAGGCGTTTGAGTGCGGCCCGTTATTAGGGGGCCGGTTAAAAGGACGGCGAAAATTCAGGCAACTGCTTTTCGCGCCAAAAGCCTAACAAGTCAAGAAGCACGACAGGTTTTTTCACGCAAGCCGCATTACCACAATAACCGGCGGCAACCGCAGGACTTGCAGAGCTTTTAGCATGTCTTTACGTTATGGGTGCTTCCCCAAAAATTGTTGCAGGCCGTCCTGCGGGTGGCCTGTTACACGTTTGGCCCTTCTTGTTTCCAGAGCAGGGCCAAATAGTGTTTCACGAAAAATCAGATTGAAACACTATAATCTGATCCGGCCCGTGTCAAGAAAATCCGGCGGGGCGGGGAACATTTGGAGGAAGGCTGCAAGGGGCGCTGTCGGGCGGATTTGAGGCGGACATCCGGGCCTGCTTGAAACGAAGCGTGATTTTGCAGTGAT
This region of Deltaproteobacteria bacterium genomic DNA includes:
- the mreC gene encoding rod shape-determining protein MreC — encoded protein: MFSRKTATLVALLFFMVLFAVIVSISARSKANPPAAARAVLAVVSPCQEAAFRFTSFFVSIWDNYFFLVTASRENTRLSRKLDLALGEINRTRAAIYENKRLKAQLALKDDLAYTTVSAKVVGEGPGRWFLSLVIDCGKADGVLPGFPVVTPAGLVGRVIQASDHYSLVVPISDPNHSVDGRVLRTRARGVVTGAREAGCRFLYVTRKEDISPGDTVVTTGLDRLFPPGLALGTVSQVSMMGEGMFQEITITPMVDFRKVEEVLVIFSALALPTWETS
- a CDS encoding rod shape-determining protein translates to MSFFNAFHGLFSNDLAIDLGTANTLVYVKGKGIVLSEPSVVAVRTDDRYKNKVLAVGAEAKRTLGRTPGNILAIRPMQDGVIADFEVTEAMLKHFIRKVNNHRTFVRPRIVVAVPSGITQVESRAVRESAKFAGAREVFLIPEPMAAAIGAGMPITEPTCNMVVDIGGGTTEVAVISLAGIVFCRSIRVAGDKMDRAIIQYIKRKYNLLIGERTAEAIKTMIGNAYPDPDNVETIEVKGRDLVSGIPKILAIDSEEVRVAISEQIEAILETVKIALEQTPPELAADIVDRGIMLTGGGALLRNLDKLLREETSLPITIADDPLSAVARGAGAALDSIDLLREVVVR
- a CDS encoding ArsB/NhaD family transporter is translated as MHSAGFAFWASTAIFVIAYAIIVSEKIHKTKVALFGAALVLILKILTQEEGLHNMEFGVDWNVIFLLISMMIIINIMQKTGVFQYMAVKSAKAGKGEPFTIMVILAVVTAVTSAFLDNVTTVLLIAPVTLVIARELEVDAVPFLVTEVMASNIGGTATLIGDPPNIMIASKAGLNFMDFIYHVSPAVIIMMVVWLIVWRIVFKKRLVVSEERKLRIMAMDESTLITNPALLKKSGIVLGFTILGFVLHGFFHYEPATVALMGATTLLLISREDPHEILTHVEWVTIAFFVGLFIIIGGTVKSGLIEALSVKMIALTNPHPDSMFTLAMVMVWFSAISSAIVDNIPFVATMNPLIIDMAHKVFAPAAGAHISEGIQHATLMPVWWALSLGACLGGNGTAIGASANVIVVGMAEKAGTPISFVRFLKYGIPTMFLTVAVSTVYIAVRYYVLKI